Within the Vespa crabro chromosome 5, iyVesCrab1.2, whole genome shotgun sequence genome, the region taataatcataaatcattattataatcattctttGTTGGTAGGTGATCTTTTcatcttatttaaattatatttgaactTTCATGTGAGAGGGAAACTTATCAGTCAAATAAACACCATGAATTTGATAATGTGATCTCAATATTGCATTAttgtaaaatgatttatttgtaCATAAAGATCATGCCGTGCTTCCTAGGCAAAAAGGTATAAATATCACATATTGTAAtagcaaaaagaaattaatatttttttttgttctatttgcGGCTTATTAACCAATGTTGATTAACTTAATCGCCAGGTAGCTCGTCGAAGTATATAGATTATTAAGCAAAGCgctcgatttttctttcacataaTTCCTTTgttgatcatttttttttttgagagagagagagagagagagagagagagagagagagaaagagagagaaaaaataggaaaagttTTGCATATCGAGTTATGGCTGtcaatatttgaataatttttattgtaaaagaGTTAGTTATATTCTCAACAGATTTTGTGTAAAGCCAAAGAATGTAATCGTTccgataacaaaaaaaaagtatatatataccaaaaaagataaaaaaaaacaacactttcttatcaaaaaaatacaatCACGAATTAGTAATTGCATTACTATGAAAAACTCTATACTAAGTACTACTCGTATGTAGCCTAGAggaaattattagatatttaatagaaaatcttttctcaaggatttatatacaaagtaataatattacaatgagTTTTCACTTACAATAGCATCTCAATTTTTTTGCTCGATTTCTTTttaggcatatatatatatatatatatatatatatatatatatatatatatttatatatatatatattacgaggGACGTTGTAAAAATCAGGGATAACGACGCGAGAGATGCAAGATCAGATTATTCCATTTATCGTGTAATACAGAAGTTggtaaaaaacaaatatgtacgtatacatatatatatttttgctgCAAATCAGTTTTGCAATGtacaaaaaaatctttatataatttttatttctcaagtATACGTCTTATGATTTTTGTATCAAAgtatctatttaataatcccttttaaaatataaatgaaaaattagatataattaagTTTAAATAATGCTGTCATCCCATAATAAATTAGTTCATTTAGGTTTAGGCTTAATTTGGAGATATGTTGTTATTTCTTACAATGCATTGTATAGTATATTGTAGATGGATTATTATACTGATGTAAAGAGTATCAAgcaataatatgataaatacaataataaaattcaaaaaatatgttctattatattaataatatcaacaataaacaaaagtaTCACTCTTtctcgataaataatattaatgaaatttaactCCTGTTTATAAATTTGGAATCATTTTCTTATAAGATTCCAATATTCAAATGTACATATGCTTTCCAAATTGTATATGATACATTTTctgacgataattataaaaagaaattaatgacgaaataaaacgaaagttagataaacgtcgaaatgatttttattatataaatcgtcaaatttaaatcatatatattatggaTTATGCTACGCGTATGTACGTGTGAAACATTAGTGATAAAAAcactataaaattattatatgcgAGGACTGATCACAAatactatgaaaaaaaaattgttttcatatATGTAAGAAGTATTCTCAAATTCACTCATCAATTTATTCTAATTTCGTGTGACTGTTAATATTGGAACTACAGAGACTGTATATGATGAACAAAtactaaataaaaagaattaagaacgagtttgtattttgtttaaaaaaaaaaaaaaaaaaagaaaaaaagaaaaaaaagaacaacctttattttattttaataattttcaattgatttatAGTACCTTGTAAATATATTGCACGTTATTAAGGATAACAAAAAATAGCCACAATTAAAAAGTCTTAACTTAATATTAGCACAAtgggaagaaaatagaaaagcttGAATATGTATATGCTGAAGTCTGTACTAGTCTATTTTAAGATACTGAAACGAAATCATTCAGAAATGAAAtgtatatctaattatatcTTAGATACGATTTTGTCGTCGGGTTCAATATGTGATATAAActgatgaatttttttatatatacaatgaatttttttatatattaatgatgtatgtgcttttatataaatgaatctGATCGAAATAGATTTATGactttattaacaattaatcaACTATATATTTTCGGAATTATTATCTCACCAAGATATTCTCTGGGGATAAGTTTGATCTTCCCaataaaatactttattaatgaatatgaaaaattgtaaaaaattgataactgAATTCGTAAATGATTCCATTATAATTTGCCAAGTTTTGGGTTTTCTCATacttaaacgataaaaaatatatggtataataaaatatcgtggttctaataataattgtggtataagaacaataactgtgcaaaaaataaaattgatttgtgTTGCAAATCTTATATGACTTATACCATACAGTGTACTATAAATCGTAAAACAATATACAGGTATtaagatatatttgaaaataacatATTTGCCCATAAATTTGTtccatatataaaatgtataatgcCTATTATCTGCTAATATGTACGGATGAACAAGAGTATTGCAATggactataattgttataagtGCAAAAATTAAACTTGATAAGATCCAATGATCctgtatattttgaaaaaattttaaataatgagGAATCATGTAAGgccataagaaagaaaatatgaaaagagaaaaataaaataattgtgatATATGAATCACAGGTACATGTGCAGTACGATCTCCAACTACAATACCTCCATTCCaaataagaaagattaaaaatattacacctACCATTATGTAGGGAAAAAGATTAATACTTATTtcaataaagaatttaataaatgaaattttaccaTTATTTACTTTGTCCATTATACTCTTCCATAATAACTAGAAAGtacataattttatcatatattgctcacaaaaattatataaaaatatatcatatgttTGCCCTTAAATACAATATCTTTTACTTACCTTTAAATGAATTGGTGTATTAATGGCCGTAGATTTTATAGGTTTTTGCATATGTTGATGTAATAAATCCACAATACGTTCCATAGCAAGAAATATAACCCAAATAACATTTGTTTGTCTGATCAGTATGCTTAATAATCCTATATAACATAACAAATACAATGTAACGatacatattcttattatttcaaagaatatGTATGCTTGctaaatacgaaagaaaatatatattatatgttattatacataccAACGAAAgctgaaattttataatatgttcgaaaatgtaataataacatcaataaaacGATGTTAACAGATACAACATCcgtataatatagaaaaaaccagaaaaacaatggaggaaacattgtaatattatatgcTACTTCTAATTGTATCCAATCTTCCcacttatttttatgtatttgtttCATTAAAGAATACGTAAGATAAAGATTTGCAAATGTACCGAATAAATTGATACatcttatatacaatatattacaaaGATTTAAAGGGGATAATATTGCAGCAGTGAGCAAATATAAGCCAGGTAAAGTTGTTATTTTAGAATCCCactaaaagtaaataaataattacatattttactaagtaatttaacaaatattataaactatTTGTCgctattatatattagtaaaaattataaaaagagaaactcTGTTTACCACTGTAAAATTTCCATCGCAATAATGCAAAACTTGAGGTATATGAAACATttcatcaataaaataatgcGATTGgattctatttaaatatataaaaagtgatGCAGTgcttataatgaatattacagACAAGACATATTTATACatcgaataataaat harbors:
- the LOC124424419 gene encoding putative Dol-P-Glc:Glc(2)Man(9)GlcNAc(2)-PP-Dol alpha-1,2-glucosyltransferase, translating into MILLKKNSQSIYYSMYKYVLSVIFIISTASLFIYLNRIQSHYFIDEMFHIPQVLHYCDGNFTVWDSKITTLPGLYLLTAAILSPLNLCNILYIRCINLFGTFANLYLTYSLMKQIHKNKWEDWIQLEVAYNITMFPPLFFWFFLYYTDVVSVNIVLLMLLLHFRTYYKISAFVGLLSILIRQTNVIWVIFLAMERIVDLLHQHMQKPIKSTAINTPIHLKLLWKSIMDKVNNGKISFIKFFIEISINLFPYIMVGVIFLIFLIWNGGIVVGDRTAHVPVIHISQLFYFSLFIFSFLWPYMIPHYLKFFQNIQDHWILSSLIFALITIIVHCNTLVHPYILADNRHYTFYIWNKFMGKYVIFKYILIPVYCFTIYSTLYGISHIRFATQINFIFCTVIVLIPQLLLEPRYFIIPYIFYRLSMRKPKTWQIIMESFTNSVINFLQFFIFINKVFYWEDQTYPQRISW